The following are encoded in a window of Perca fluviatilis chromosome 21, GENO_Pfluv_1.0, whole genome shotgun sequence genomic DNA:
- the gngt2b gene encoding guanine nucleotide-binding protein G(I)/G(S)/G(O) subunit gamma-T2b, whose translation MARDMSDKEILKMELEQLKKEVNTARTPVAANCAETVSFVEALVPNDPLIKGVADDKNPYKGDKGGCIVT comes from the exons ATGGCTCGGGATATGTCAGATAAGGAAATCTTGAAAATGGAACTGGAACAGTTGAAGAAGGAAGTTAACACAGCTAGGACACCA GTGGCTGCAAACTGCGCAGAGACCGTTTCCTTTGTTGAGGCACTGGTACCAAATGATCCGCTGATTAAGGGCGTTGCAGATGACAAGAACCCCTACAAGGGAGACAAGGGAGGCTGCATAGTAACATAG
- the si:ch1073-13h15.3 gene encoding inactive all-trans-retinol 13,14-reductase, translating into MWFLIFLVLLVIWAGGTYRYLYGTPSPFSLESVRPPGPREFDQKKRDKVIKQGFRLDKVPQNLDVIVIGSGIGGLAAGATLAKAGKKVLVLEQHYQAGGCCHTYIEKGFEFDVGLHYIGQVGENSLLRVAFDQISEGQLEFHELNQHFDTIHIGLGDEKREYTILSGKTEMKAHLMKQFPDDTEAIETFFKIMKVSAKHAYYLAILKLIPQWVSLFLLKSGIGNLASSVFRLSGTCATDFVNTLTSNKDLHVIFAYLFYGVPPKDSSIMINALLIHHYKRGAFYPKGGASEIAFHIIRTIQKYGGNCLVRAPVSRILVNEKGEAYGVKVRKGQEEVEVLAPVVVSNCGIFTTFQKLLPPEIRVKTDIQERLDIMKHGRGSFLVFSGFDGTEEELGLKSTNIWLFKDNDMDKSMNDFFALSKEEAPDNIPMMMITIPSSKDPEAKIRHPGTNTHYFFSTVDKNEFPKIRDKLVFQEVATPLTNMHYLGAQRGAMYSSEHNLERFRAETVARNRCSTPVKNLYISGQDVFSCGIAGALHGGLLCASAVLDHIVYLDLVVLKKTLKKRKARELAQLAKKKLQ; encoded by the exons ATGTGGTTCTTAATTTTCTTAGTCTTGTTGGTTATATGGGCCGGTGGCACATACCGGTACCTGTATGGGACACCGAGCCCTTTCTCCCTGGAGTCAGTGAGACCTCCTGGACCTCGAGAGTTTGATCAGAAGAAGCGGGACAAAGTTATCAAGCAAG GTTTCCGCCTTGACAAAGTGCCCCAGAACCTGGACGTCATTGTCATCGGGAGTGGTATCGGTGGGCTGGCAGCTGGAGCCACACTGGCCAAAGCAGGGAAGAAAGTCCTAGTGCTGGAACAACATTACCAAGCAGGAGGCTGCTGCCACACCTACATAGAGAAAGGCTTTGAGTTTGATGTTG GGCTTCACTACATTGGTCAGGTTGGTGAGAACAGTCTGCTGCGCGTCGCCTTCGACCAGATCTCCGAGGGCCAGTTGGAGTTCCATGAACTAAATCAACACTTTGACACCATCCATATTGGCCTTGGCGATGAGAAACGAGAGTACACCATTTTATCTGGTAAAACTGAAATGAAAGCCCATCTGATGAAGCAATTCCCTGATGACACAGAGGCCATCGAAACATTCTTCAAAATCATGAAG GTCTCAGCTAAGCATGCTTACTACCTGGCAATTCTAAAGCTGATCCCGCAGTGGGTCTCTTTATTCCTGCTGAAGTCAGGCATCGGAAACCTCGCCTCGTCGGTCTTCCGCCTCTCTGGCACATGTGCAACAGACTTTGTGAACACCCTGACCAGCAACAAGGACCTCCACGTCATCTTTGCTTATCTTTTCTATG GTGTGCCTCCAAAGGACTCCAGTATTATGATCAATGCCCTCCTGATTCATCACTACAAACGAGGTGCCTTCTACCCTAAAGGTGGTGCCAGTGAGATCGCCTTCCACATCATCCGCACCATTCAGAAATATGGAGGAAACTGCCTGGTCAGAGCTCCCGTCTCCAGGATTCTGGTTAATGAGAAGGGAGAAGCTTATG GTGTGAAAGTGAGGAAAGGTCAGGAGGAAGTGGAGGTTCTTGCACCTGTGGTTGTTTCAAACTGTGGCATCTTCACCACCTTCCAGAAACTTCTTCCCCCTGAGATTCGAGTCAAGACAG ATATTCAGGAAAGACTGGACATAATGAAACATGGCAGAGGATCCTTTTTGGTCTTCTCTGGCTTTGATGGAACTGAAGAGGAGTTGGGCCTCAAGTCCACAAACATCTGGCTGTTCAAAGACAATGACATGGACAAGTC gaTGAATGACTTCTTTGCATTGAGCAAAGAGGAAGCACCAGATAATATCCCCATGATGATGATCACAATACCATCTTCCAAAGACCCAGAAGCCAAAATAAGACACCCTGGTACAAACACCCACTACTTTTTTTCTACTGTAGACAAAAATG aattccctaaAATCAGAGATAAG TTGGTATTCCAGGAGGTGGCGACCCCACTGACCAACATGCACTATTTGGGTGCCCAGCGTGGAGCCATGTACTCCTCAGAGCACAACCTAGAGCGTTTCCGTGCCGAGACTGTGGCGAGGAACAGGTGCAGCACCCCTGTCAAAAACCTCTACATCTCAG GTCAAGACGTGTTCAGCTGTGGGATAGCAGGCGCTCTGCATGGTGGACTCCTCTGTGCCTCTGCGGTATTGGATCACATCGTCTACCTTGACTTGGTCGTCCTCAAGAAGACGCTGAAGAAGAGGAAAGCCAGAGAGTTGGCCCAGCTGGCTAAAAAGAAACTGCAGTGA